One Setaria italica strain Yugu1 chromosome I, Setaria_italica_v2.0, whole genome shotgun sequence DNA window includes the following coding sequences:
- the LOC101767362 gene encoding uncharacterized protein LOC101767362 isoform X1: MYSDHPRRSRRNPGRARPPTNLLVEEDVTEVSSNEIGPTIPDTSKFEALSLNDSPSTLDSTDGAVVCLGDMGSPEHNSTTDGLSACQKVLSPLVVVHTSDTSSGLPDSAIMEPSAAVEVVSPKSEGLRELEEYLKEHTFDSVEDAFEYLWNNQKDALAAMSQQSSLDNYEFGSESKVAPEQEEAGSVPASEQAPSVPEQGRCSEASYEEIAQNGKKWMREEVMVAFNKYIEDKDDFEDIQYEFDELQHQCFSVENYHKIFHHFNFTVKMKVNGSADWTSALFFAEVKEIFRQKIYFCTPLELYENGHCDACKKQGMDDLRHPIIGVYDRGNPDTEFPFMYGCDADGFLYDSE, encoded by the exons ATGTATTCAGATCACCCGAGGCGATCTCGACGTAATCCAGGACGAGCACGGCCACCAACCAACTTACT GGTTGAGGAGGATGTCACTGAGGTGAGCAGCAATGAGATTGGCCCTACAATTCCAGATACATCAAAGTTCGAGGCACTGTCGCTGAATGACTCACCCTCTACACTTGATTCGACTGATGG GGCTGTGGTGTGTTTGGGTGACATGGGCAGTCCTGAGCATAATTCTACAACTGATGGGTTGTCAGCATGTCAAAAAGTGTTATCACCACT GGTTGTGGTGCATACTAGTGATACTAGTAGTGGCCTACCTGATTCTGCAATTATGGAGCCATCAGCTGCCGTGGAAGTTGTGTCGCCCAA GTCAGAGGGGCTTCGCGAACTTGAGGAGTACTTGAAGGAGCATACGTTTGATAGTGTGGAAGATGCTTTTGAATATCTTTGGAATAATCAAAAAGATGCTCTGGCTGCAATGTCCCAGCAATCTTCACTAGACAATTATGAGTTTGGATCAGAGTCAAAGGTGGCACCTGAACAAGAAGAAGCTGGATCAGTTCCAGCATCAGAACAAGCTCCATCAGTTCCAGAGCAAGGGCGATGTTCTGAAGCTTCCTACGAAGAAATTGCTCAAAATGGGAAGAAATGGATGAGGGAGGAGGTGATGGTAGCATTTAATAAATACATTGAAGACAAAGATGATTTTGAG GATATTCAGTATGAATTTGATGAGCTTCAGCACCAGTGTTTTAGTGTGGAAAATTATCACAAGATTTTTCACCATTTCAACTTCACTGTCAAGATGAAGGTTAATGGTTCTGCTGATTGGACATCAGCACTTTTCTTTGCGGAAGTGAAGGAGATATTTAGACAGAAAATTTACTTCTGCACTCCTCTAGAGCTGTATGAAAATG GCCATTGCGACGCATGCAAGAAGCAAGGGATGGATGATCTGAGGCATCCTATAATAGGTGTATATGACAGAGGCAATCCAGATACAGAATTCCCCTTCATGTACGGATGTGATGCGGACGGCTTCTTGTACGATTCTGAATAA
- the LOC101767362 gene encoding uncharacterized protein LOC101767362 isoform X2, whose protein sequence is MYSDHPRRSRRNPGRARPPTNLLVEEDVTEVSSNEIGPTIPDTSKFEALSLNDSPSTLDSTDGVVVHTSDTSSGLPDSAIMEPSAAVEVVSPKSEGLRELEEYLKEHTFDSVEDAFEYLWNNQKDALAAMSQQSSLDNYEFGSESKVAPEQEEAGSVPASEQAPSVPEQGRCSEASYEEIAQNGKKWMREEVMVAFNKYIEDKDDFEDIQYEFDELQHQCFSVENYHKIFHHFNFTVKMKVNGSADWTSALFFAEVKEIFRQKIYFCTPLELYENGHCDACKKQGMDDLRHPIIGVYDRGNPDTEFPFMYGCDADGFLYDSE, encoded by the exons ATGTATTCAGATCACCCGAGGCGATCTCGACGTAATCCAGGACGAGCACGGCCACCAACCAACTTACT GGTTGAGGAGGATGTCACTGAGGTGAGCAGCAATGAGATTGGCCCTACAATTCCAGATACATCAAAGTTCGAGGCACTGTCGCTGAATGACTCACCCTCTACACTTGATTCGACTGATGG GGTTGTGGTGCATACTAGTGATACTAGTAGTGGCCTACCTGATTCTGCAATTATGGAGCCATCAGCTGCCGTGGAAGTTGTGTCGCCCAA GTCAGAGGGGCTTCGCGAACTTGAGGAGTACTTGAAGGAGCATACGTTTGATAGTGTGGAAGATGCTTTTGAATATCTTTGGAATAATCAAAAAGATGCTCTGGCTGCAATGTCCCAGCAATCTTCACTAGACAATTATGAGTTTGGATCAGAGTCAAAGGTGGCACCTGAACAAGAAGAAGCTGGATCAGTTCCAGCATCAGAACAAGCTCCATCAGTTCCAGAGCAAGGGCGATGTTCTGAAGCTTCCTACGAAGAAATTGCTCAAAATGGGAAGAAATGGATGAGGGAGGAGGTGATGGTAGCATTTAATAAATACATTGAAGACAAAGATGATTTTGAG GATATTCAGTATGAATTTGATGAGCTTCAGCACCAGTGTTTTAGTGTGGAAAATTATCACAAGATTTTTCACCATTTCAACTTCACTGTCAAGATGAAGGTTAATGGTTCTGCTGATTGGACATCAGCACTTTTCTTTGCGGAAGTGAAGGAGATATTTAGACAGAAAATTTACTTCTGCACTCCTCTAGAGCTGTATGAAAATG GCCATTGCGACGCATGCAAGAAGCAAGGGATGGATGATCTGAGGCATCCTATAATAGGTGTATATGACAGAGGCAATCCAGATACAGAATTCCCCTTCATGTACGGATGTGATGCGGACGGCTTCTTGTACGATTCTGAATAA
- the LOC101767760 gene encoding uncharacterized protein LOC101767760: MQKRVVLVSAAVAALGLAAAVLGFVAEATKSKAFVAFDGRRCVYRRTPALFCGVVAALLALAGLALATAASGCFGRNAPATGRRHATVVRLSIVAWVLVAVAAAMFLYGAALNRGGTRGLSTSRRGRYGRGYYYYGCVVLKSGIFSTASILSGAAAACAIAAYVYLQRMDDYPAVPGQFAAPGVAMGQPQWSQPYPPPAYPPPPAYPPPPMAYPAPPPYGGYGAKQPAGTA, translated from the exons ATGCAGAAACGCGTGGTGCTGGTgagcgcggcggtggccgcgctcggcctcgccgccgccgtcttggGGTTCGTCGCGGAGGCCACAAAGTCCAAG GCTTTCGTGGCCTTCGACGGGCGGCGCTGCGTGTACCGGCGCACGCCGGCGCTCTTCTGCGGCGTCGTCGCGGCGCTGCTCGCGCTGGCGGGGCTggccctcgccaccgccgccagcggCTGCTTCGGCCGCAACGCGCCGGCGACCGGCCGCCGGCACGCCACCGTCGTCAGGCTGTCGATCGTCGCGTG GgtgctggtggcggtggcggcggcgatgttccTCTACGGCGCGGCGCTGAACAGGGGCGGGACGCGGGGCCTCTCGACAAGCAGGCGGGGCCGCTACGGCCGCGGCTACTACTACTACGGCTGCGTCGTGCTCAAGAGCGGCATCTTCTCCACGGCGTCCATCTTGTCCGGCGCCGCTGCGGCGTGCGCGATCGCGGCCTACGTCTACCTCCAGCGGATGGACGACTACCCGGCCGTACCGGGCCAGTTCGCCGCGCCGGGCGTGGCGATGGGGCAGCCGCAGTGGTCGCAGCCGTACCCACCGCCAGCCTACCCCCCGCCTCCGGCCTACCCGCCGCCGCCTATGGCTTACCCTGCTCCTCCGCCGTACGGCGGCTACGGCGCCAAGCAACCTGCGGGGACAGCTTGA
- the LOC101786244 gene encoding uncharacterized protein LOC101786244, whose protein sequence is MARQSSSTTRGVGGDQKLSAPCPKYTKVVRNGVVVEMEVIPVGGDGEVPNARPFVKPPRVVETATCGTMVREKKSARRAGADEQFSLPSPKRTKVTRDGVKTISVEPALGTLRKRMAAELDALHALLRKAELLSSGNNERSMAAAEPRSEAPAEASIKTPPAQRTKVSTPAKIVEFESAEDKNEFVDICGGVSPAVPVEKAGESGNSPISSSDFGSSSSSDSDSDSDSGSSSSSDSDSDSESDSDPDETVDVPVPLPQAVLPQENGTSVQPAPEPASEVVQSKEPEKHSKTDLIAKAKIRRQLLEMERAVLPDESIHARDLRRLCIAEYGRPGIMQRLGLFLKADA, encoded by the coding sequence ATGGCGCGGCAGTCATCGTCGACGACCCGCGGAGTCGGCGGCGATCAGAAGCTCTCCGCGCCCTGCCCGAAGTACACCAAGGTCGTCCGTaatggcgtcgtcgtcgagaTGGAGGTCATTCctgtcggcggcgacggcgaggtgccCAACGCCCGCCCGTTCGTCAAGCCGCCGCGGGTCGTCGAAACCGCTACTTGTGGCACGATGGTGCGCGAGAAGAAGTcggctcgccgcgccggcgcagACGAGCAGTTCTCGTTGCCCAGTCCGAAGCGTACCAAGGTGACCCGCGACGGCGTCAAGACGATCTCCGTCGAGCCTGCACTGGGAACCCTTCGGAAGAGGATGGCCGCGGAGCTCGACGCCCTCCACGCCCTCCTGAGGAAGGCGGAGCTCTTGTCCAGCGGCAACAACGAGcggtccatggccgccgccgagccacgatCGGAAGCGCCGGCGGAGGCTTCCATCAAGACGCCACCGGCGCAGCGGACGAAGGTTTCTACTCCCGCGAAGATCGTTGAGTTCGAGAGCGCGGAGGACAAGAACGAGTTCGTCGACATCTGCGGCGGCGTCTCCCCTGCCGTTCCCGTTGAGAAGGCTGGCGAATCCGGCAATAGCCCGATCTCAAGCAGCGATTTTGGAAGCTCGTCTTCGAGCGATTCAGATTCAGACAGCGACTCCGGAAGCTCATCTTCGAGTGATTCAGATTCGGACAGCGAATCTGACAGCGATCCCGACGAGACCGTCGACGTCCCGGTTCCACTTCCACAGGCGGTCCTTCCCCAGGAGAACGGAACATCTGTGCAGCCGGCACCGGAACCGGCATCGGAGGTGGTGCAGAGTAAGGAACCAGAGAAGCACTCTAAGACCGATCTGATCGCCAAGGCGAAGATCCGACGGCAGCTTCTGGAGATGGAGAGGGCGGTGCTGCCCGACGAGAGCATCCACGCACGGGACCTGCGGCGCCTGTGCATAGCCGAGTATGGCCGTCCCGGCATCATGCAACGGCTCGGACTCTTCCTCAAGGCCGACGCGTAG